A stretch of the Streptomyces sp. WMMB303 genome encodes the following:
- a CDS encoding NUDIX hydrolase, producing the protein MTDAHEDPMDGYRRLRQEQPDLFRNEEGPGAIDIVDPRQAPEDLGTLGLVYQDPYIRLLRDPVRFPDGRLGTYLRILSTANSPGAAVLPVLDDRVLLMENYRHAIRGWTLEIPRGFGTEGLTAEGNALKELDEELSAQVESVTPIGVVHPDTGLHSQPVHLFFASLTATGPLETAAGIRSLVTFTPEELDRKIVDGTLTDGFTLAALTQARLRHLIR; encoded by the coding sequence ATGACTGATGCCCACGAGGACCCCATGGACGGCTACCGCCGACTGCGTCAGGAGCAGCCGGACCTGTTCCGCAACGAGGAAGGGCCCGGTGCGATCGACATCGTCGACCCCCGCCAGGCACCCGAGGACCTCGGCACCCTCGGTCTGGTCTACCAGGACCCCTACATTCGCCTGCTGCGCGACCCGGTCCGCTTTCCCGACGGCCGCCTCGGCACCTATCTGCGGATCCTCAGCACCGCGAACTCACCGGGTGCGGCGGTCCTGCCTGTCCTGGACGACCGCGTCCTGTTGATGGAGAACTACCGGCACGCCATTCGGGGCTGGACTCTGGAGATCCCCCGTGGTTTCGGCACCGAAGGGCTCACCGCGGAAGGCAATGCCCTGAAGGAACTCGACGAGGAGCTCTCGGCGCAGGTGGAGTCGGTCACTCCCATCGGCGTCGTCCATCCGGACACCGGCCTGCACTCTCAACCGGTACACCTCTTCTTCGCCTCGCTGACCGCCACAGGCCCGCTGGAGACCGCGGCGGGAATCCGCAGCCTGGTCACCTTCACGCCCGAGGAACTCGACAGGAAGATCGTCGACGGCACCCTCACCGACGGCTTCACCCTCGCCGCCCTCACACAGGCCCGCCTGCGGCACCTCATCCGATGA
- a CDS encoding SDR family NAD(P)-dependent oxidoreductase translates to MADSELISTPFTAASTAAEVLRGLDLTGVRAIVTGSSSGIGIETARALTAAGAEVTLAVRNTAAGEAVAESIRDSTGGIRPRVAPLDLADTATVARFAEAWRGPLHLLVNNAGVVTGGLERTRAGWEMQFATNHLGHFALAAGLHGALALGASDRAGSRIVAVSSTAHMRSGVDFDDLHFEHRGYDPQIAYAQSKTANSLFAVEATRRWAADGIVANAVNPGGVSTGLQRNFTPEQRQSLDAAEAAGVFTYKTVEQGAATSIVAAAWPPFGHSGGHYLDDAQEAYPVPNDADLAQHPHGVKEWALDPGLARRLWAVSADLLSV, encoded by the coding sequence GTGGCTGATTCCGAACTCATCTCCACCCCCTTCACGGCCGCCAGCACCGCGGCGGAGGTACTGCGGGGCCTCGATCTGACCGGTGTCCGCGCGATCGTGACCGGAAGCTCCTCCGGCATCGGGATCGAGACGGCCCGCGCGTTGACCGCGGCCGGCGCGGAGGTCACCCTCGCGGTCCGGAACACCGCCGCGGGCGAGGCGGTCGCCGAGTCGATCCGTGACTCCACCGGGGGAATCCGGCCCCGGGTCGCCCCGCTCGACCTCGCCGACACCGCGACCGTCGCCCGCTTCGCCGAGGCGTGGCGTGGCCCGCTGCATCTTCTGGTCAACAATGCGGGCGTGGTCACCGGCGGCCTCGAACGGACGCGTGCGGGCTGGGAGATGCAGTTCGCGACGAACCATCTCGGCCACTTCGCGCTCGCCGCCGGTCTGCACGGCGCCCTGGCACTGGGAGCCTCCGACCGGGCAGGGTCCCGCATCGTCGCGGTGAGTTCCACCGCGCACATGCGTTCGGGGGTCGACTTCGACGACCTCCACTTCGAACACCGCGGCTATGACCCGCAGATCGCGTACGCGCAGTCGAAGACGGCGAACTCCCTGTTCGCGGTCGAGGCCACCCGCCGATGGGCCGCTGACGGGATCGTCGCCAACGCCGTGAACCCCGGCGGGGTCTCCACCGGGCTGCAACGCAACTTCACGCCGGAGCAGCGGCAGTCGCTCGACGCCGCCGAGGCCGCCGGCGTCTTCACGTACAAGACGGTCGAGCAGGGGGCCGCGACCAGCATCGTCGCCGCGGCCTGGCCTCCCTTCGGCCACTCCGGCGGGCACTATCTGGACGATGCGCAGGAGGCGTACCCCGTGCCGAACGACGCCGACCTCGCGCAGCATCCCCACGGGGTCAAGGAGTGGGCCCTCGACCCCGGTCTGGCCCGACGGCTCTGGGCCGTCTCAGCCGACCTGCTGTCCGTCTGA
- a CDS encoding TetR/AcrR family transcriptional regulator, with translation MSSPDVGHPSPAAADTSRRTAVLDAALPTFARFGYRKTSMEEVARTAQISRPGLYFLFSSKEELFRAAVIQLLERDLAAVEHVLADAARPLPERLAEAFDQWAGRYVGPAARDITEVIEANPGLLGETTETAPRRFEALVTEAVAVETGREKARAVARTLNSASIGLKHQARSREFFRERLRVAIDLLVD, from the coding sequence ATGAGCAGCCCTGATGTCGGTCACCCTTCTCCGGCAGCCGCCGACACCAGCCGGCGGACCGCGGTCCTGGACGCAGCGCTGCCCACGTTCGCGCGCTTCGGCTACCGGAAGACCTCCATGGAGGAAGTGGCACGCACGGCGCAGATCTCCCGGCCGGGCCTCTACTTCCTCTTCTCCTCCAAGGAGGAGCTGTTCCGGGCCGCCGTCATCCAGCTCCTGGAACGCGACCTCGCGGCCGTCGAACACGTACTGGCCGATGCCGCACGCCCCCTGCCGGAGCGTCTCGCCGAGGCCTTCGACCAGTGGGCGGGCCGCTACGTCGGCCCCGCGGCACGCGACATCACAGAGGTCATCGAAGCCAACCCCGGCCTGCTGGGCGAGACGACCGAGACCGCGCCGCGGCGCTTCGAAGCGCTCGTCACGGAAGCGGTCGCCGTGGAGACAGGGCGGGAGAAGGCGCGCGCCGTCGCCCGGACGCTGAACAGCGCCTCGATCGGCCTCAAGCACCAGGCCCGGTCACGGGAGTTCTTCCGCGAGCGGCTGAGAGTCGCCATCGACCTGCTGGTCGACTGA
- a CDS encoding HPP family protein, with translation MTCSKGTDAKGRWLAGIRLLVLTAVALTAVGLAGYAAGWVWLTTALGPTAYLLLAHPGDEASQLRSALLGHTTAIACGLACLAAFGLWSHPSVVEAGHESLPQIGAQAVAVGLTLLGQTLLRVEHPPAAATALLITSGITRPGYPLYGLLAGLALLLALVAVLARVPGTRSGNSA, from the coding sequence ATGACCTGTTCGAAGGGGACCGACGCGAAGGGGCGGTGGCTCGCGGGGATCAGGCTGCTGGTACTGACCGCGGTCGCCCTCACCGCGGTGGGCCTTGCGGGATACGCCGCCGGTTGGGTGTGGCTGACGACAGCTCTGGGGCCGACGGCCTACCTGCTCCTGGCGCACCCCGGAGACGAGGCGTCCCAACTGCGCAGTGCGCTCCTGGGGCACACGACCGCGATCGCCTGCGGGCTCGCCTGCCTGGCCGCTTTCGGCCTGTGGAGCCATCCCTCGGTCGTCGAGGCGGGTCACGAGAGCCTTCCGCAGATCGGGGCGCAGGCCGTGGCCGTGGGGCTGACGCTGCTGGGGCAGACGCTGCTTCGGGTGGAGCACCCGCCTGCCGCTGCGACCGCGCTGCTCATCACCTCCGGCATCACCCGGCCCGGCTACCCGCTGTACGGCCTGCTGGCCGGGCTGGCGCTCCTGCTGGCCCTGGTGGCAGTACTGGCACGAGTGCCCGGTACCCGGTCCGGGAACAGTGCGTAG
- a CDS encoding DNA alkylation repair protein, translating into MADTLLDEVGAELAELEDSRIREVNERHGDDHGVHLGNLRALAKRLKTQHELARGLWATGDTAARLLALLICRPKAFGPDELDTMLRQARTPKVHDWLVAHVVKKSPHTETLRLAWLADPDPTIASAGWALTVHRVAKRPEGLQLAELLDVIEADMKDAPERLQWAMNHCLAQIGIEHAEHRARALDIGERLQVLREYPTSPGCTSPFAPTWITEIVRRREGA; encoded by the coding sequence GTGGCCGATACCCTGCTGGACGAGGTGGGGGCGGAACTGGCCGAACTCGAGGACTCGCGCATCCGCGAGGTGAACGAGCGGCACGGCGACGACCACGGTGTGCACCTCGGCAACCTCCGCGCGCTGGCCAAGCGACTGAAGACTCAGCACGAACTGGCGCGCGGCCTCTGGGCGACCGGCGACACCGCGGCACGGTTGCTGGCCCTCCTGATCTGCAGACCGAAGGCTTTCGGACCGGACGAACTGGACACCATGCTCCGCCAGGCGCGCACCCCCAAGGTGCACGACTGGCTCGTCGCCCACGTGGTGAAGAAGAGCCCGCACACCGAGACGCTGCGCCTGGCCTGGCTCGCCGATCCGGACCCGACGATCGCGAGCGCCGGCTGGGCGCTGACCGTCCACCGCGTGGCAAAGCGCCCCGAGGGCCTTCAGCTCGCCGAACTGCTCGACGTCATCGAGGCGGACATGAAGGACGCCCCGGAGCGACTGCAATGGGCCATGAACCACTGCCTGGCCCAGATCGGCATCGAGCACGCCGAGCACCGTGCCCGTGCCCTCGACATCGGGGAGCGCCTCCAGGTGCTCAGGGAGTATCCGACCTCCCCGGGCTGTACGTCCCCGTTCGCACCGACCTGGATCACCGAGATCGTGCGCCGCCGCGAAGGCGCGTAG
- a CDS encoding NAD(P)-binding domain-containing protein: MTRHSAHHSPLTLLGLGAMGIALGRTWFAADHPLTVWNRTPARAAALAAEGAEAADSAAEAVAANSLIVVCLMDDDSVQKVLTGTDLTGKDLVNLTTCTPAQARARAEWARERGARYLDGGVMAVPPMAGVPEAGGYVFYSGSQELFEQHEETLSVPLGTRYVGRDAGFAALHDVALLSAMYGMLAGAAHAFALIRKEDIDPASFAPLLADWLTAMAPSVHRTADQLRSGDYTEGVLSTLAMQVAGTPTFLQTAEQQGVSPELLSPYFALMRRRLADGDGVEDLTGVIDLLVR, from the coding sequence ATGACACGTCACTCTGCTCACCACTCGCCCCTCACCCTGCTGGGCCTCGGCGCGATGGGTATCGCGCTCGGCCGGACCTGGTTCGCCGCAGACCATCCGCTCACCGTCTGGAACCGCACCCCGGCGCGCGCCGCGGCGCTTGCCGCCGAGGGCGCCGAAGCCGCGGACAGCGCAGCCGAAGCGGTCGCCGCGAACTCCCTGATCGTCGTCTGCCTCATGGACGACGACTCGGTCCAGAAGGTGCTGACCGGTACGGACCTGACCGGTAAGGACCTCGTCAACCTGACCACCTGTACGCCCGCACAAGCCCGTGCCCGCGCGGAGTGGGCCCGCGAGCGCGGTGCCCGCTACCTGGACGGCGGGGTCATGGCTGTCCCGCCGATGGCCGGCGTCCCGGAGGCAGGCGGCTACGTCTTCTACAGCGGCTCCCAGGAACTGTTCGAACAGCACGAGGAAACCCTGAGCGTCCCGCTCGGCACCCGCTACGTGGGCCGGGACGCGGGCTTCGCAGCCCTGCACGACGTGGCGCTGCTCAGCGCCATGTACGGGATGCTCGCCGGGGCCGCGCACGCCTTCGCACTGATCCGCAAGGAGGATATCGACCCCGCGTCGTTCGCGCCGCTGCTCGCCGACTGGCTCACCGCCATGGCCCCATCGGTCCACCGGACCGCCGACCAGCTGCGAAGCGGCGACTACACCGAAGGGGTCCTCTCCACCCTCGCCATGCAGGTGGCCGGTACGCCGACCTTCCTGCAGACCGCCGAACAGCAGGGCGTCAGCCCGGAACTGCTCAGTCCCTACTTCGCGCTGATGCGCCGCCGGCTGGCCGACGGCGACGGCGTGGAGGACCTGACAGGCGTGATCGATCTGCTGGTGCGCTGA
- a CDS encoding helix-turn-helix domain-containing protein — protein sequence MTTLNRPGAPGGHICGIDTAMEVIGGKWKVLILWALHEHPCRRFGELRRLLPGITEKVLASHRREMEGDGVVCRVSYDEVPPRVEYALTGDGRRLNEALRPLAAWGRERATGQEPGQVTE from the coding sequence ATGACGACGCTGAACCGGCCGGGTGCGCCCGGCGGGCATATCTGCGGTATCGACACCGCGATGGAAGTGATCGGCGGCAAGTGGAAAGTGCTGATCCTCTGGGCGCTCCACGAGCATCCCTGCCGACGCTTCGGCGAACTGCGCCGGCTGCTTCCAGGGATCACCGAGAAGGTGTTGGCCTCTCATCGGCGGGAGATGGAAGGGGACGGCGTCGTCTGCCGGGTGTCCTACGACGAGGTGCCGCCGCGCGTCGAGTACGCGCTGACCGGGGACGGCAGGCGGCTCAACGAGGCGCTCCGGCCGCTGGCCGCCTGGGGACGCGAGCGGGCGACCGGCCAGGAGCCGGGGCAGGTGACGGAGTGA
- a CDS encoding TetR/AcrR family transcriptional regulator: protein MGNTDDTGSESPSTPGTDRDRRARMVDAALDHVAAHGIVDLSLRRLGGAIGVSHRMLIHHFGSKEQLLLEIVRASERRRRELLARLRLEPGLSPADAARRLWQQLADPRLAGQERLFFEICGHALRGRPEALPFLEGLVAEWLEPLAAAEEAAGADPATARSRARLGLATVRGLLLDLLATGDRAGVDAALEEFLGLYYTE from the coding sequence GTGGGGAATACGGACGACACCGGGTCGGAGAGCCCGTCGACACCCGGCACGGACCGGGACCGGCGCGCCCGAATGGTGGACGCAGCCCTCGATCACGTCGCGGCACACGGCATCGTGGATCTCAGCCTGCGCCGGCTCGGCGGCGCCATCGGAGTCAGCCACCGTATGCTGATCCACCATTTCGGCTCCAAGGAGCAGTTGCTCCTCGAGATCGTCCGAGCCTCGGAGCGGCGCCGGCGCGAACTGCTGGCCAGGCTCCGCCTGGAGCCCGGCCTTTCGCCCGCCGACGCCGCGCGGCGCCTGTGGCAGCAGTTGGCGGACCCTCGACTGGCCGGCCAGGAGCGGCTCTTCTTCGAGATCTGCGGACACGCCCTGCGGGGCCGGCCGGAAGCCCTCCCGTTCCTGGAGGGGCTGGTGGCGGAGTGGCTGGAGCCGCTCGCGGCAGCCGAGGAAGCCGCCGGGGCGGACCCCGCCACGGCCCGGAGCCGTGCCAGGCTGGGGCTCGCCACGGTGCGCGGCCTGCTGCTCGACCTCCTCGCCACCGGGGATCGGGCCGGCGTCGACGCGGCGCTGGAGGAATTCCTCGGGCTGTACTACACCGAGTGA
- a CDS encoding SRPBCC family protein has translation MKPVTVSIDVPQTPEQVYEFLDVMAHHERFTDHYLTDWRLGGPRRGPGSRATVTAALGGTTTEVAIEVVEAEAPRHITERNVSAAGRRVARGIYTIEPLPSGGSRVSFCYAWEQAPLPDRLLAPLVRTTMRRANRTALRRLSTELARHTPGAGT, from the coding sequence ATGAAGCCCGTCACCGTGTCGATCGACGTACCGCAGACGCCCGAGCAGGTATACGAGTTCCTCGATGTCATGGCCCACCATGAGCGGTTCACCGACCACTACCTGACCGACTGGCGCCTCGGCGGCCCCCGCCGCGGCCCCGGGTCCCGGGCCACCGTCACCGCCGCGCTGGGCGGCACGACGACCGAGGTCGCCATCGAGGTCGTCGAGGCCGAGGCGCCACGGCACATCACCGAGCGCAATGTCAGCGCGGCCGGGCGACGTGTCGCCCGCGGCATCTACACCATCGAACCGCTGCCGTCCGGCGGAAGCCGGGTCTCCTTCTGCTACGCCTGGGAGCAGGCCCCGCTCCCCGACCGGCTGCTGGCTCCCCTCGTCCGGACCACCATGCGGAGGGCGAACCGCACGGCCCTCCGGCGCCTGTCCACGGAACTGGCTCGGCACACGCCGGGCGCCGGGACCTGA
- a CDS encoding DUF6314 family protein, protein MPPAPHPVAETLSYLAGEWSVRRQVLDRSGGGRGRFDGRAEFRAGTGGEWLHVETGVLEWDGVRREAGRTLRLLPGAAGTAEVAFADGRFFHALDLRSGRWTARHQCGADLYEADFTVVSPAEWRLCWLVRGPAKDQLLDSRYRRPAHS, encoded by the coding sequence ATGCCCCCAGCACCACACCCGGTCGCCGAGACCCTCTCCTACCTGGCCGGTGAGTGGAGCGTGCGCCGCCAGGTACTCGACCGCTCCGGCGGGGGGCGCGGCCGGTTCGACGGGCGCGCGGAATTCCGGGCCGGGACGGGCGGCGAGTGGCTGCATGTGGAGACGGGCGTCCTGGAGTGGGACGGGGTCCGGCGCGAAGCGGGGCGGACGCTGCGGCTGCTGCCGGGCGCCGCCGGTACCGCCGAGGTGGCCTTCGCGGACGGGCGGTTCTTCCACGCTCTCGATCTGCGCAGCGGGCGCTGGACGGCACGGCACCAGTGCGGAGCCGACCTGTACGAGGCCGACTTCACGGTGGTCTCCCCCGCCGAGTGGCGACTGTGCTGGCTCGTCCGCGGTCCGGCCAAAGACCAGTTGCTCGACTCCCGCTACCGCCGCCCCGCACACAGCTGA
- a CDS encoding DUF5937 family protein, producing MTLRIDIDGLPSERVRFAASPLAELTAMLHVLAEPGHHPRHADWAAETWAGMPPHLAERLREAECLWRSSQADFLIPARPRPTLAEELDAVDRIDDETYVTAALVTTCGGSRRHFAAPSPLADATTRERALGLALARGARHEAFAERLLSDPAAVRSRVRRTLEDCAEAFFDAAWSDVAVRLASDLRLKNDLLHRHGTEAALASVSGAVTLAPDGSCIVVDKLQDKATTARGAGVTFVPSVFGSPHLVVVHATGWQPVVQYSVAADPGPAETVPLETVTLRLKALAHPVRLRLLRTLARGPHTTGELAHSWGLSLPETSRHLAVLRRAGLLTTERRGRYSRYTLSLPDVTALGDDLLAAVLR from the coding sequence GTGACGTTGAGGATCGACATCGACGGCCTGCCGTCCGAGCGCGTGCGGTTCGCCGCCTCGCCCCTGGCCGAGCTGACGGCGATGCTGCATGTACTGGCCGAACCCGGGCATCACCCCCGGCACGCCGACTGGGCCGCCGAGACCTGGGCGGGGATGCCGCCGCATCTGGCCGAGCGGTTGCGTGAGGCGGAGTGCCTCTGGCGCTCCTCGCAGGCCGACTTCCTGATCCCCGCCCGGCCCCGGCCCACCCTCGCCGAGGAGTTGGACGCCGTGGACCGGATCGACGACGAGACATATGTGACCGCAGCGCTCGTGACCACATGCGGCGGCAGCCGGCGCCACTTCGCCGCGCCGTCGCCTCTCGCCGACGCGACCACGCGCGAGCGGGCCTTGGGGCTGGCGCTGGCGCGCGGCGCCCGGCACGAGGCGTTCGCCGAACGGCTGCTGTCCGATCCGGCCGCTGTACGGTCCCGGGTGCGCCGCACTCTCGAGGACTGTGCCGAAGCCTTCTTCGACGCCGCCTGGTCGGACGTTGCGGTGCGGCTCGCCTCCGATCTGCGCCTGAAGAACGATTTGCTGCATCGGCACGGCACCGAGGCGGCACTCGCCTCGGTATCCGGCGCCGTCACCCTGGCGCCGGACGGCAGCTGCATCGTCGTGGACAAGCTGCAGGACAAGGCGACCACCGCCCGCGGCGCCGGGGTCACCTTCGTCCCCAGTGTCTTCGGCAGCCCGCACCTGGTGGTGGTGCACGCGACGGGCTGGCAGCCGGTGGTGCAGTATTCCGTGGCCGCCGATCCGGGCCCCGCGGAGACGGTCCCGCTGGAGACGGTGACACTCCGGCTGAAGGCGCTCGCCCATCCGGTACGGCTGCGGCTGCTGCGCACCCTGGCCCGGGGTCCGCACACCACCGGCGAACTGGCCCACAGCTGGGGCCTGTCGCTCCCGGAGACCTCCCGTCACCTGGCCGTGCTGCGCCGGGCGGGCCTGCTCACGACCGAGCGGCGGGGCCGCTATTCCCGGTACACCCTCAGTCTGCCCGACGTGACCGCGCTCGGCGACGATCTGCTGGCAGCCGTACTGCGCTGA
- a CDS encoding aldo/keto reductase has product MQIGPDLRVRRIGFGGAWLTGPGTFGPPPDPAAATAVVRRAVEAGVQLVDTADCYGPEISETLIAEALVDCPDEVVVSTKGGRIALGGNTWRADGRPEHLRQACEGSLRRLRRETIDLYQLNAVDPAVPLEESLGALVELRAAGKIRAIGLCNVGVAELARARLVTDIASVQDRYDLLTRDHDDVLDVCADDGIAFLPWFPPANELRAAPDSALGRIASRHGASPAQVALAWLVRRAPVTVPLPGTSTSEWWEEDLGAVGLRLSEPEVTELGDRAGEAASAQSGPP; this is encoded by the coding sequence ATGCAGATCGGGCCGGACCTCAGGGTGCGCCGTATCGGGTTCGGCGGTGCGTGGCTGACCGGGCCCGGAACATTCGGGCCCCCACCTGATCCGGCCGCGGCCACAGCGGTCGTGCGGCGCGCGGTCGAAGCCGGCGTCCAACTCGTCGACACGGCCGACTGCTACGGGCCCGAGATCAGCGAGACACTCATCGCCGAGGCGCTCGTCGACTGTCCGGACGAGGTGGTGGTCTCCACCAAGGGCGGCCGCATCGCGCTCGGTGGCAACACCTGGCGCGCCGACGGGCGCCCCGAGCACTTGCGGCAGGCGTGCGAGGGGAGTCTGCGCAGACTGCGACGGGAGACGATCGACCTCTACCAGCTCAACGCGGTGGACCCCGCGGTGCCGCTGGAGGAATCGCTCGGGGCGCTGGTGGAACTGCGTGCCGCGGGGAAGATCCGCGCCATCGGCCTGTGCAACGTCGGCGTCGCCGAACTCGCCCGGGCCCGGCTGGTCACCGACATCGCCTCGGTGCAGGACCGCTACGACCTCCTGACCCGCGACCACGACGACGTCCTCGACGTCTGCGCGGACGACGGCATCGCCTTCCTCCCCTGGTTCCCGCCGGCCAATGAGCTGCGAGCCGCCCCGGACTCGGCGCTCGGCAGGATCGCCTCCCGGCACGGGGCCTCCCCGGCCCAGGTGGCCCTGGCCTGGCTGGTGCGGCGCGCACCGGTGACCGTGCCGCTGCCCGGAACCTCGACCTCCGAATGGTGGGAGGAGGATCTGGGCGCCGTCGGCCTGCGGCTCTCGGAGCCGGAGGTGACGGAGCTCGGAGATCGCGCGGGAGAGGCGGCGTCCGCGCAGAGCGGCCCCCCGTGA
- a CDS encoding SRPBCC family protein: protein MGRIDRAGRVIGAPRATVYGALLDREALEAWLPPDGMRGRIERWDPRPGGGFRMTLTYLDPAAGRGKTSATEDVVDVGFAALVPFERVVQQAVFEADDPSFAGTMTMTWQLAAAGADRTEVSVTATGVPPGIDPAVHEAGIASSLANLASYVEDD, encoded by the coding sequence ATGGGCAGGATCGACCGGGCCGGCAGGGTGATCGGCGCACCGCGGGCGACCGTCTACGGAGCGCTTCTCGACCGGGAGGCTCTGGAGGCGTGGCTTCCCCCCGACGGCATGCGCGGGCGGATCGAGCGGTGGGACCCACGGCCCGGCGGCGGGTTCCGGATGACCCTCACCTACCTGGACCCGGCGGCCGGCCGGGGCAAGACGTCGGCAACGGAGGATGTCGTCGATGTCGGGTTCGCTGCCCTGGTGCCGTTCGAACGCGTGGTGCAGCAGGCGGTCTTCGAGGCCGATGATCCGTCGTTCGCGGGGACGATGACCATGACCTGGCAGTTGGCTGCCGCCGGTGCGGACCGGACGGAGGTCAGCGTCACCGCGACGGGCGTGCCGCCCGGTATCGACCCCGCGGTCCACGAAGCCGGGATCGCGTCCTCGCTGGCCAACCTGGCCTCGTATGTGGAGGACGACTGA
- a CDS encoding DUF2267 domain-containing protein translates to MRDDEFLAQVRDRGGYADQDEAREATEAVLAVLAQRIEADEAQDLADQMPTPLDLPLRGSGADADTSGEAFGLDEFYRRIADRAQTHTDTAKQHAAAVLSTLPEAVSAGQIRHIRTQVPDEFGPLFDHRA, encoded by the coding sequence ATGCGCGACGACGAGTTCCTGGCACAGGTGCGCGACCGCGGCGGCTACGCGGACCAGGACGAGGCCAGGGAGGCCACGGAGGCCGTACTGGCCGTACTGGCTCAGCGGATCGAGGCCGACGAGGCCCAGGACCTGGCCGACCAGATGCCCACCCCTCTGGACCTCCCCCTCCGCGGCAGCGGCGCCGACGCGGACACGAGCGGGGAGGCGTTCGGCCTCGACGAGTTCTACCGGCGCATCGCGGACCGGGCCCAGACGCACACGGACACGGCCAAGCAGCACGCCGCGGCCGTTCTCTCCACGTTGCCGGAGGCGGTTTCCGCCGGTCAGATCCGGCACATCCGCACGCAGGTGCCCGACGAGTTCGGGCCGCTCTTCGACCATCGGGCGTGA
- a CDS encoding CGNR zinc finger domain-containing protein codes for MHWEEVAGYRMPRRVGGHPALDFCNTWAGWGAPPHPRREWLPDYPHLAVWAQHAGLLTQETCAGLRCGAESGGAAAEQAAEVLEEAHELRTALYAVLLDRADRAAFATVAAHAERAAAACSLVPATATGAAARGDASLARWELSDRVGLALPLLAAARSAAALLTGPGRPGIDACPGHDCGWLFLNPRGRRRWCSMSSCGNRAKVHAHARRRREGGTRD; via the coding sequence GTGCACTGGGAAGAGGTCGCGGGCTACCGCATGCCGAGACGGGTCGGGGGACACCCCGCCCTGGACTTCTGCAACACCTGGGCGGGGTGGGGCGCACCGCCCCACCCCCGCCGGGAGTGGCTGCCGGACTATCCGCACCTCGCGGTCTGGGCGCAGCATGCGGGACTGCTCACCCAGGAGACGTGCGCGGGGCTGCGGTGCGGTGCGGAATCCGGCGGGGCCGCCGCCGAGCAGGCCGCGGAGGTCCTCGAAGAGGCCCACGAGCTGCGTACAGCGCTCTACGCGGTCCTGCTCGACCGCGCCGACCGGGCCGCCTTCGCCACCGTCGCCGCCCACGCCGAACGGGCCGCGGCCGCCTGCTCCCTCGTTCCGGCGACAGCCACCGGTGCCGCGGCGCGCGGCGACGCCTCCCTGGCCCGATGGGAGCTCTCCGACCGGGTGGGCCTCGCACTGCCGCTGCTGGCCGCCGCCCGCTCCGCGGCGGCTTTGCTGACCGGTCCCGGCCGGCCCGGAATCGACGCCTGTCCAGGGCACGACTGCGGCTGGCTGTTCCTCAACCCCCGCGGACGCCGCCGCTGGTGCAGCATGTCCTCCTGCGGCAACCGGGCCAAGGTGCACGCCCACGCCCGGCGCCGCCGGGAGGGCGGCACCAGGGACTGA
- a CDS encoding rhomboid family intramembrane serine protease, whose translation MNAHTLALYGCAAAVVVPGTRLITARPEGRPAGPGRLLAALWRRPVPRAAAVLMGVMVAMAVVQSTAPDVIPHLERAPDGPWWRAATALLVQTSGWSQLTFNLAALAVVAPAAERSLGTVRTPVVFLLSGVAAHVVSMAGWSVRGGGDSVGICGLVGALAVVYALDGRQRPLRYLSVLVPTAGAVLCLLENNHGIGVLTGVLSGAVAARGGRDDGRADDGKDSSRDGSGPTAVVGS comes from the coding sequence ATGAACGCGCACACGCTCGCCCTGTACGGCTGCGCGGCCGCTGTGGTCGTACCCGGCACGCGCTTGATCACGGCCCGGCCGGAGGGACGGCCGGCCGGGCCCGGCCGACTGCTCGCGGCCCTGTGGCGACGGCCGGTGCCGCGGGCCGCCGCCGTACTGATGGGCGTGATGGTGGCGATGGCCGTGGTGCAGAGCACCGCCCCGGATGTCATACCGCACCTGGAGCGTGCTCCCGACGGACCGTGGTGGCGGGCGGCGACAGCGCTGCTGGTGCAGACATCGGGTTGGTCGCAACTGACCTTCAACCTGGCAGCGCTCGCCGTCGTCGCACCGGCGGCCGAGCGCAGCCTGGGGACGGTGCGGACACCGGTGGTCTTCCTGCTGTCCGGCGTCGCGGCCCACGTGGTGAGCATGGCGGGCTGGAGCGTGCGCGGCGGGGGTGACTCGGTCGGCATCTGCGGCCTGGTCGGCGCGCTCGCGGTGGTCTACGCGCTCGACGGCCGGCAGCGGCCGCTGCGGTACCTGTCGGTGCTCGTGCCGACTGCCGGTGCGGTGCTGTGCCTGCTGGAGAACAACCACGGCATCGGCGTGCTGACCGGCGTACTGTCGGGGGCCGTGGCCGCACGCGGAGGCAGAGACGACGGCAGGGCGGACGACGGCAAAGACAGCAGCAGGGATGGCAGCGGGCCGACCGCGGTGGTGGGTTCGTGA